From the Ipomoea triloba cultivar NCNSP0323 chromosome 8, ASM357664v1 genome, the window aattgaagaagaagatttggGAGTCGAATTTGAAGTTTTTGTATGGATTTGGAATTGGTATGGTATTTGCAGGCTTTGTTATTAGTATATGGATGAGGAGTGCTTCTGGTAATGTAGGGTTAATGCAGCTAAACTAGCAGTAGCtaatgttgtaatttttttgtttcaaaattgGGAATGAAAGAAATGAAGTAATGTGATTTTGATTATCCAGTAGCTAATGTGTTTTTGTATCAGTAGCTAATGTGACTTTAATGTGATTAGCAGTAGCTAATGTGTATTTGTAtcataaatgaagtattgtgaTTTTGATTATCCAGTGAACTAACAAACTGTGCACAACTATGAAGCAATGTGAATTTGATTTTGACCAAAAACCTTACTGGGCAAACTGAGCAAAACTATACTGGCCAAAACTTTACAAAACTGTGTAAAACTTAGATGTAATGTTATTGCTATGTGACCATAGTGAACAAAACCAAACTGATCCAAAAACTGAGCCTAAACAGCCAAACCAAATTGAGCCAAAAACCATTACCAGCCAAAACCAAATTGAGCAAAAAAAATACCATTTTCATTCAACTACACAGTTTACATTTTAGGTAGCAAAGCCAACTTACAAAACAGTCAAAAACAGTAGCTAAGCCAAAAACAGTAGCTAATGTCAACATACAAAACAGCCAAAAACAATTGGATCAAGAGTTATCAACATAGCTACCCAAAATCACCAACAATTTACATTGGATCAAGAGTTATCAACNTAGGTCTCCATTCGCCTAGCACTTGCAGAAGATTAGAAGAGCAACTACTCCATTCGAAGATAGATATTGAAGACTCCAAGCTTCGAAGCAGAAAGGTAATGTCTAGCAACAATAGTTCTTCATCGGAATTCATGGCGGAGGTGCGGTGTAGGTGCGGATATTTGGCTCCAATAAAGATGTCATGGAGTTACGCTAACCCGGGGAAGAGATATAGGGCATGTCCCAGATACGGGGTAAGTGTAAAATTTGCAATGTAGTAGGTTAAATCTTATTATGGTATGAGAATTTATGAATGATTTATGGTTAGGGCTTAGGGAGCTGCCGGTATTTTGAATGGATGGACTATGATGTCTCCGAACGGGTATCAAATGTGCTTAGAGGGCTGTTGAAGAAGGCAGATAAGTATGAGAAGGAAATTGAAAAGCTGCAATTTACAATTGAGAAGAAAGATcatgaattgaagaagaagatttggGAGTCGAATTTGAAGTTTTTGTATGGATTTGGAATTGGTATGGTATTTGCAGGCTTTGTTATTAGTATATGGATGAGGAGTGCTTCTGGTAATGTAGGGTTAATGCAGCTAAACTAGCAGTAGCtaatgttgtaatttttttgtttcaaaattgGGAATGAAAGAAATGAAGTAATGTGATTTTGATTATCCAGTAGCTAATGTGTTTTTGTATCAGTA encodes:
- the LOC116027582 gene encoding uncharacterized protein LOC116027582 is translated as MSSNNSSSSEFMAEVRCRCGYLAPIKMSWSYANPGKRYRACPRYGGLGSCRYFEWMDYDVSERVSNVLRGLLKKADKYEKEIEKLQFTIEKKDHELKKKIWESNLKFLYGFGIGMVFAGFVISIWMRSASGNVGLMQLN